The proteins below come from a single Mya arenaria isolate MELC-2E11 chromosome 6, ASM2691426v1 genomic window:
- the LOC128237911 gene encoding uncharacterized protein LOC128237911 — MHTATSDSYKRSELPTAGKHPIILPRKHPVSLLLVRHYHISVFHQGRLITEGALRSAGFWVVGAKCLVASVIHNCVVCKKLRGHFATQKMSDLPIDRLEQASPFSHVGVDVFGPWEIVTRRTRGGQAASKRWAVLFTCLTIRAVHIEVIEDMSSSAFTNALRRFVSVRGKVKVFRSDRGTNFVGAIDNIQADAINVEDEPTQSFLRKSGTIWMFNSPHSSHMGGAWERLIGVARRVLEAMMLNVKTLTHDVLTTLMAEVSAIINSRPIVPVSSDSDVPDVLSPSALLTQKLECDQPPLGTIDIKDLYRAGWKQVQYLASQFWLRWRREYLQTLQERRKWNQEQTQLKIGDVVLLKDVEVARHCWPMGRVTRVFPSVDGRIRKVEVCVIREGSKVFYTRPVVDMVHLVGS; from the coding sequence ATGCATACAGCAACGTCAGATAGCTACAAGAGGAGTGAACTGCCTACAGCAGGGAAACATCCCATTATCTTACCTCGGAAGCATCCAGTGTCACTTCTGTTGGTACGACATTACCATATCTCTGTTTTTCATCAGGGTAGACTTATTACTGAGGGGGCTTTGAGATCTGCTGGATTTTGGGTTGTTGGAGCTAAATGTTTAGTAGCCAGTGTTATTCACAACTGTGTGGTTTGCAAAAAGCTTAGAGGTCATTTTGCCACTCAGAAAATGTCAGACTTACCCATTGATAGATTAGAACAGGCTTCCCCATTTAGTCATGTTGGAGTAGATGTCTTCGGCCCTTGGGAAATTGTCACAAGGCGAACCAGAGGGGGACAGGCAGCATCAAAACGTTGGGctgtattgtttacatgtttaaccATAAGAGCTGTTCACATAGAAGTCATTGAAGATATGTCTTCTTCTGCATTCACAAATGCCCTGCGGAGATTTGTATCTGTACGTGGTAAAGTCAAAGTTTTCCGTTCCGATAGGGGCACTAACTTTGTTGGTGCTATTGATAACATTCAAGCAGATGCAATAAATGTTGAAGATGAGCCTACTCAGAGCTTCTTGCGAAAGTCAGGGACAATTTGGATGTTTAACAGTCCCCATAGTTCTCATATGGGAGGGGCATGGGAGAGATTGATTGGTGTTGCTCGTAGAGTATTGGAAGCTATGATGTTAAATGTGAAAACATTGACTCATGACGTGCTTACTACATTGATGGCAGAGGTGTCGGCCATTATCAATTCCCGCCCAATTGTTCCTGTGTCCAGTGATTCAGATGTACCAGATGTACTGAGTCCTTCTGCTTTGTTAACCCAAAAGTTGGAGTGTGATCAACCGCCACTTGGCACTATTGACATTAAGGACTTGTATCGAGCTGGATGGAAACAAGTTCAGTATTTGGCTAGTCAGTTTTGGCTTCGATGGAGGCGAGAATATCTGCAAACATTACAGGAAAGGCGCAAGTGGAATCAGGAGCAAACTCAGTTGAAAATTggtgatgttgttttgttaaaagaTGTTGAGGTTGCTCGCCACTGTTGGCCTATGGGTAGAGTCACACGGGTTTTCCCAAGTGTGGATGGTAGAATTCGCAAGGTCGAGGTTTGTGTTATTAGGGAAGGCAGCAAGGTATTTTATACCAGACCAGTTGTTGATATGGTGCACTTGGTAGGAAGTTAA